TCCATCTTCCACAAGTTCTTTAAGCTGTTGTGTCAACATTTTATGATTAATTCCATTTAACTTTTTTTTAAGTTCTCCATATCTATGAGTTCCTTCGATACCTAAATGCCATAGTATAACTGGTTTCCACTTTCCTCCAATAAAAGATAACGTATATTCTACAGAACATTTATATTTTTCTTTTCTCTCTTTAATTGTCATTTTTCACTCCTTTACTTACCGTTTAGATAGTATATTACTAAAAAGTACATACTTTACTTAATTATCATATTAATATATACTACGAAAAGAAATAACGCAAGTTAATATTTTTAAAACTTTAGGAGGAAAAAATATGTACCCAAGAAATTTTTCACATATAGGAATATCGGTACCAAACTTAGACGAGGCTGTTAAATTTTACAGAGAAGTTATGAATTGGTATGTAATTATGGAACCAACTTTAGTAAAAGAGGAGAAAGAAACAGCAATTGGAGTAATGTGTATTGATGTTTTTGGAGAAGGATGGAAAGAATTTAAAATAGCTCACCTTTCAACAGGAGACGGAATAGGAATTGAACTTTTTGAATTTCCACAAAATGATAAACAAAGAAATGAGTTTAATCCATATCCAACAGGAGTATTTCATTTTTCAGTAAAAGATCCTAATATTGAAGAATTAACAGCTAAAATT
This sequence is a window from Candidatus Cetobacterium colombiensis. Protein-coding genes within it:
- a CDS encoding winged helix-turn-helix transcriptional regulator — translated: MTIKERKEKYKCSVEYTLSFIGGKWKPVILWHLGIEGTHRYGELKKKLNGINHKMLTQQLKELVEDGLVNRVEYHQIPPKVEYSMTEKGMEFIKILELMHEWGSKN
- a CDS encoding lactoylglutathione lyase family protein, with the translated sequence MYPRNFSHIGISVPNLDEAVKFYREVMNWYVIMEPTLVKEEKETAIGVMCIDVFGEGWKEFKIAHLSTGDGIGIELFEFPQNDKQRNEFNPYPTGVFHFSVKDPNIEELTAKIVAAGGKQRMPIREYYPEEKPYRMVYCEDPFGNIIEIYTHSYEMHYGAGAYQHQLKD